One Phalacrocorax carbo chromosome 12, bPhaCar2.1, whole genome shotgun sequence genomic window carries:
- the CTBP2 gene encoding C-terminal-binding protein 2 isoform X1: MALVDKHKVKRQRLDRICEGIRPQIMNGPMHPRPLVALLDGRDCTVEMPILKDLATVAFCDAQSTQEIHEKVLNEAVGAMMYHTITLTREDLEKFKALRVIVRIGSGYDNIDIKAAGELGIAVCNIPSAAVEETADSTVCHVLNLYRRNTWLYQALREGTRVQSVEQIREVASGAARIRGETLGLIGFGRTAQAVAVRAKAFGFNVIFYDPYLQDGIERSLGVQRVYTLQDLLYQSDCVSLHCNLNEHNHHLINDFTIKQMRQGAFLVNTARGGLVDEKALTQALKEGRIRGAALDVHESEPFSFAQGPLKDAPNLICTPHTAWYSEQASLEMREAAATEIRRAITGRIPESLRNCVNKEFFVTTAPWSVIDQQAIHPELNGATYRYPPGMVSVAPGGIPAAMEGIIPGGIPVTHNLPTVAHPSQAPSPNQPTKHGDNREHPNEQ, from the exons GTATTCGCCCTCAAATCATGAACGGCCCGATGCACCCCCGGCCCCTGGTGGCACTGCTGGACGGGAGGGACTGTACGGTGGAGATGCCCATTTTGAAGGACTTGGCAACGGTTGCATTCTGTGACGCACAATCAACTCAGGAGATTCACGAGAAG GTATTAAATGAAGCTGTTGGGGCGATGATGTACCACACCATCACACTGACTAGAGAAGATCTAGAGAAGTTCAAGGCCTTACGGGTCATTGTTCGAATAGGCAGTGGCTACGACAACATTGACATCAAAGCCGCGGGGGAGCTTG GGATCGCTGTCTGCAATATCCCCTCGGCCGCCGTGGAGGAGACAGCCGACTCCACCGTCTGTCACGTCCTCAACCTCTACCGGCGAAACACGTGGCTCTACCAGGCGCTGCGGGAAGGCACGCGGGTGCAGAGCGTGGAGCAGATCCGGGAGGTGGCCTCCGGCGCCGCCCGCATCAGGGGGGAGACGCTCGGCCTCATTGGCTTCG GTCGCACTGCGCAGGCGGTGGCAGTCCGAGCCAAGGCATTTGGCTTCAACGTGATATTTTATGACCCATACCTGCAGGACGGGATAGAGAGGTCCCTGGGAGTCCAGCGGGTCTACACACTCCAGGACCTGCTCTATCAGAGCGACTGTGTCTCGTTGCACTGTAACCTTAACGAACATAACCACCACCTTATCAACGACTTCACGATTAAGCAG ATGAGGCAGGGAGCGTTCCTGGTGAACACGGCGCGCGGGGGGCTGGTGGACGAGAAGGCCTTAACTCAAGCCCTGAAGGAGGGACGGATACGAGGGGCCGCGCTTGACGTACATGAGTCTGAACCATTTAG TTTTGCTCAAGGCCCGTTGAAAGATGCCCCTAATTTAATCTGTACTCCACACACCGCTTGGTACAGCGAGCAGGCGTCACTAGAGATGAGAGAAGCTGCTGCTACTGAAATACGGCGTGCGATCACAG GGCGCATCCCAGAAAGCCTAAGAAACTGCGTGAATAAGGAATTCTTTGTCACAACAGCTCCGTGGTCAGTAATAGATCAGCAAGCAATTCATCCAGAGCTCAATGGTGCCACGTACAG GTATCCACCTGGGATGGTCAGCGTCGCACCGGGAGGCATACCGGCAGCTATGGAGGGCATCATTCCCGGCGGCATCCCTGTTACTCACAATCTTCCCACAGTGGCACACCCTTCCCAAGCTCCGTCGCCGAACCAGCCCACAAAACACGGGGACAACAGGGAACATCCCAACGAGCAATag
- the CTBP2 gene encoding C-terminal-binding protein 2 isoform X3: MFNYSIRPQIMNGPMHPRPLVALLDGRDCTVEMPILKDLATVAFCDAQSTQEIHEKVLNEAVGAMMYHTITLTREDLEKFKALRVIVRIGSGYDNIDIKAAGELGIAVCNIPSAAVEETADSTVCHVLNLYRRNTWLYQALREGTRVQSVEQIREVASGAARIRGETLGLIGFGRTAQAVAVRAKAFGFNVIFYDPYLQDGIERSLGVQRVYTLQDLLYQSDCVSLHCNLNEHNHHLINDFTIKQMRQGAFLVNTARGGLVDEKALTQALKEGRIRGAALDVHESEPFSFAQGPLKDAPNLICTPHTAWYSEQASLEMREAAATEIRRAITGRIPESLRNCVNKEFFVTTAPWSVIDQQAIHPELNGATYRYPPGMVSVAPGGIPAAMEGIIPGGIPVTHNLPTVAHPSQAPSPNQPTKHGDNREHPNEQ; this comes from the exons ATGTTCAATTACA GTATTCGCCCTCAAATCATGAACGGCCCGATGCACCCCCGGCCCCTGGTGGCACTGCTGGACGGGAGGGACTGTACGGTGGAGATGCCCATTTTGAAGGACTTGGCAACGGTTGCATTCTGTGACGCACAATCAACTCAGGAGATTCACGAGAAG GTATTAAATGAAGCTGTTGGGGCGATGATGTACCACACCATCACACTGACTAGAGAAGATCTAGAGAAGTTCAAGGCCTTACGGGTCATTGTTCGAATAGGCAGTGGCTACGACAACATTGACATCAAAGCCGCGGGGGAGCTTG GGATCGCTGTCTGCAATATCCCCTCGGCCGCCGTGGAGGAGACAGCCGACTCCACCGTCTGTCACGTCCTCAACCTCTACCGGCGAAACACGTGGCTCTACCAGGCGCTGCGGGAAGGCACGCGGGTGCAGAGCGTGGAGCAGATCCGGGAGGTGGCCTCCGGCGCCGCCCGCATCAGGGGGGAGACGCTCGGCCTCATTGGCTTCG GTCGCACTGCGCAGGCGGTGGCAGTCCGAGCCAAGGCATTTGGCTTCAACGTGATATTTTATGACCCATACCTGCAGGACGGGATAGAGAGGTCCCTGGGAGTCCAGCGGGTCTACACACTCCAGGACCTGCTCTATCAGAGCGACTGTGTCTCGTTGCACTGTAACCTTAACGAACATAACCACCACCTTATCAACGACTTCACGATTAAGCAG ATGAGGCAGGGAGCGTTCCTGGTGAACACGGCGCGCGGGGGGCTGGTGGACGAGAAGGCCTTAACTCAAGCCCTGAAGGAGGGACGGATACGAGGGGCCGCGCTTGACGTACATGAGTCTGAACCATTTAG TTTTGCTCAAGGCCCGTTGAAAGATGCCCCTAATTTAATCTGTACTCCACACACCGCTTGGTACAGCGAGCAGGCGTCACTAGAGATGAGAGAAGCTGCTGCTACTGAAATACGGCGTGCGATCACAG GGCGCATCCCAGAAAGCCTAAGAAACTGCGTGAATAAGGAATTCTTTGTCACAACAGCTCCGTGGTCAGTAATAGATCAGCAAGCAATTCATCCAGAGCTCAATGGTGCCACGTACAG GTATCCACCTGGGATGGTCAGCGTCGCACCGGGAGGCATACCGGCAGCTATGGAGGGCATCATTCCCGGCGGCATCCCTGTTACTCACAATCTTCCCACAGTGGCACACCCTTCCCAAGCTCCGTCGCCGAACCAGCCCACAAAACACGGGGACAACAGGGAACATCCCAACGAGCAATag
- the CTBP2 gene encoding C-terminal-binding protein 2 isoform X4, translated as MNGPMHPRPLVALLDGRDCTVEMPILKDLATVAFCDAQSTQEIHEKVLNEAVGAMMYHTITLTREDLEKFKALRVIVRIGSGYDNIDIKAAGELGIAVCNIPSAAVEETADSTVCHVLNLYRRNTWLYQALREGTRVQSVEQIREVASGAARIRGETLGLIGFGRTAQAVAVRAKAFGFNVIFYDPYLQDGIERSLGVQRVYTLQDLLYQSDCVSLHCNLNEHNHHLINDFTIKQMRQGAFLVNTARGGLVDEKALTQALKEGRIRGAALDVHESEPFSFAQGPLKDAPNLICTPHTAWYSEQASLEMREAAATEIRRAITGRIPESLRNCVNKEFFVTTAPWSVIDQQAIHPELNGATYRYPPGMVSVAPGGIPAAMEGIIPGGIPVTHNLPTVAHPSQAPSPNQPTKHGDNREHPNEQ; from the exons ATGAACGGCCCGATGCACCCCCGGCCCCTGGTGGCACTGCTGGACGGGAGGGACTGTACGGTGGAGATGCCCATTTTGAAGGACTTGGCAACGGTTGCATTCTGTGACGCACAATCAACTCAGGAGATTCACGAGAAG GTATTAAATGAAGCTGTTGGGGCGATGATGTACCACACCATCACACTGACTAGAGAAGATCTAGAGAAGTTCAAGGCCTTACGGGTCATTGTTCGAATAGGCAGTGGCTACGACAACATTGACATCAAAGCCGCGGGGGAGCTTG GGATCGCTGTCTGCAATATCCCCTCGGCCGCCGTGGAGGAGACAGCCGACTCCACCGTCTGTCACGTCCTCAACCTCTACCGGCGAAACACGTGGCTCTACCAGGCGCTGCGGGAAGGCACGCGGGTGCAGAGCGTGGAGCAGATCCGGGAGGTGGCCTCCGGCGCCGCCCGCATCAGGGGGGAGACGCTCGGCCTCATTGGCTTCG GTCGCACTGCGCAGGCGGTGGCAGTCCGAGCCAAGGCATTTGGCTTCAACGTGATATTTTATGACCCATACCTGCAGGACGGGATAGAGAGGTCCCTGGGAGTCCAGCGGGTCTACACACTCCAGGACCTGCTCTATCAGAGCGACTGTGTCTCGTTGCACTGTAACCTTAACGAACATAACCACCACCTTATCAACGACTTCACGATTAAGCAG ATGAGGCAGGGAGCGTTCCTGGTGAACACGGCGCGCGGGGGGCTGGTGGACGAGAAGGCCTTAACTCAAGCCCTGAAGGAGGGACGGATACGAGGGGCCGCGCTTGACGTACATGAGTCTGAACCATTTAG TTTTGCTCAAGGCCCGTTGAAAGATGCCCCTAATTTAATCTGTACTCCACACACCGCTTGGTACAGCGAGCAGGCGTCACTAGAGATGAGAGAAGCTGCTGCTACTGAAATACGGCGTGCGATCACAG GGCGCATCCCAGAAAGCCTAAGAAACTGCGTGAATAAGGAATTCTTTGTCACAACAGCTCCGTGGTCAGTAATAGATCAGCAAGCAATTCATCCAGAGCTCAATGGTGCCACGTACAG GTATCCACCTGGGATGGTCAGCGTCGCACCGGGAGGCATACCGGCAGCTATGGAGGGCATCATTCCCGGCGGCATCCCTGTTACTCACAATCTTCCCACAGTGGCACACCCTTCCCAAGCTCCGTCGCCGAACCAGCCCACAAAACACGGGGACAACAGGGAACATCCCAACGAGCAATag
- the CTBP2 gene encoding C-terminal-binding protein 2 isoform X2 has translation MWRQHFPGIRPQIMNGPMHPRPLVALLDGRDCTVEMPILKDLATVAFCDAQSTQEIHEKVLNEAVGAMMYHTITLTREDLEKFKALRVIVRIGSGYDNIDIKAAGELGIAVCNIPSAAVEETADSTVCHVLNLYRRNTWLYQALREGTRVQSVEQIREVASGAARIRGETLGLIGFGRTAQAVAVRAKAFGFNVIFYDPYLQDGIERSLGVQRVYTLQDLLYQSDCVSLHCNLNEHNHHLINDFTIKQMRQGAFLVNTARGGLVDEKALTQALKEGRIRGAALDVHESEPFSFAQGPLKDAPNLICTPHTAWYSEQASLEMREAAATEIRRAITGRIPESLRNCVNKEFFVTTAPWSVIDQQAIHPELNGATYRYPPGMVSVAPGGIPAAMEGIIPGGIPVTHNLPTVAHPSQAPSPNQPTKHGDNREHPNEQ, from the exons ATGTGGAGGCAACATTTTCCAG GTATTCGCCCTCAAATCATGAACGGCCCGATGCACCCCCGGCCCCTGGTGGCACTGCTGGACGGGAGGGACTGTACGGTGGAGATGCCCATTTTGAAGGACTTGGCAACGGTTGCATTCTGTGACGCACAATCAACTCAGGAGATTCACGAGAAG GTATTAAATGAAGCTGTTGGGGCGATGATGTACCACACCATCACACTGACTAGAGAAGATCTAGAGAAGTTCAAGGCCTTACGGGTCATTGTTCGAATAGGCAGTGGCTACGACAACATTGACATCAAAGCCGCGGGGGAGCTTG GGATCGCTGTCTGCAATATCCCCTCGGCCGCCGTGGAGGAGACAGCCGACTCCACCGTCTGTCACGTCCTCAACCTCTACCGGCGAAACACGTGGCTCTACCAGGCGCTGCGGGAAGGCACGCGGGTGCAGAGCGTGGAGCAGATCCGGGAGGTGGCCTCCGGCGCCGCCCGCATCAGGGGGGAGACGCTCGGCCTCATTGGCTTCG GTCGCACTGCGCAGGCGGTGGCAGTCCGAGCCAAGGCATTTGGCTTCAACGTGATATTTTATGACCCATACCTGCAGGACGGGATAGAGAGGTCCCTGGGAGTCCAGCGGGTCTACACACTCCAGGACCTGCTCTATCAGAGCGACTGTGTCTCGTTGCACTGTAACCTTAACGAACATAACCACCACCTTATCAACGACTTCACGATTAAGCAG ATGAGGCAGGGAGCGTTCCTGGTGAACACGGCGCGCGGGGGGCTGGTGGACGAGAAGGCCTTAACTCAAGCCCTGAAGGAGGGACGGATACGAGGGGCCGCGCTTGACGTACATGAGTCTGAACCATTTAG TTTTGCTCAAGGCCCGTTGAAAGATGCCCCTAATTTAATCTGTACTCCACACACCGCTTGGTACAGCGAGCAGGCGTCACTAGAGATGAGAGAAGCTGCTGCTACTGAAATACGGCGTGCGATCACAG GGCGCATCCCAGAAAGCCTAAGAAACTGCGTGAATAAGGAATTCTTTGTCACAACAGCTCCGTGGTCAGTAATAGATCAGCAAGCAATTCATCCAGAGCTCAATGGTGCCACGTACAG GTATCCACCTGGGATGGTCAGCGTCGCACCGGGAGGCATACCGGCAGCTATGGAGGGCATCATTCCCGGCGGCATCCCTGTTACTCACAATCTTCCCACAGTGGCACACCCTTCCCAAGCTCCGTCGCCGAACCAGCCCACAAAACACGGGGACAACAGGGAACATCCCAACGAGCAATag